The Eleginops maclovinus isolate JMC-PN-2008 ecotype Puerto Natales chromosome 3, JC_Emac_rtc_rv5, whole genome shotgun sequence genome includes a region encoding these proteins:
- the twist1b gene encoding twist-related protein 1b isoform X1 produces MSEENLGEDSVSSPVSPVDSLSNSEGEQDRQPKRCGRKRRPSRKNGEDSDSPTPGKRGKKSNSSSPQSFEDLQSQRVMANVRERQRTQSLNEAFTSLRKIIPTLPSDKLSKIQTLKLAARYIDFLYQVLQSDELDAKMASCSYVAHERLSYAFSVWRMEGAWSMSTSH; encoded by the coding sequence ATGTCTGAGGAAAATCTGGGGGAAGATTCGGTCAGCTCCCCTGTCTCTCCTGTGGACAGCCTGAGCAACAGCGAGGGGGAGCAGGACAGACAGCCGAAGAGGTGTGGAAGGAAGAGGAGACCGAGCAGGAAAAACGGGGAGGACTCAGATAGCCCTACCCCTGGGAAAAGAGGGAAGAAgtccaacagcagcagcccccAGTCTTTCGAGGATCTCCAGTCGCAGCGGGTCATGGCAAACGTCCGGGAGCGCCAGAGGACCCAGTCTCTCAACGAGGCGTTCACATCTTTGCGGAAAATTATCCCCACTTTGCCCTCGGACAAACTCAGCAAAATACAGACCCTAAAACTTGCAGCCAGATACATCGACTTCCTCTACCAGGTGCTTCAGAGCGACGAACTGGACGCCAAAATGGCAAGTTGTAGTTATGTGGCTCATGAGAGGCTGAGCTACGCCTTCTCAGTGTGGAGGATGGAGGGCGCTTGGTCCATGTCAACATCTCACTAG
- the twist1b gene encoding twist-related protein 1b isoform X2 codes for MSEENLGEDSVSSPVSPVDSLSNSEGEQDRQPKRCGRKRRPSRKNGEDSDSPTPGKRGKKSNSSSPQSFEDLQSQRVMANVRERQRTQSLNEAFTSLRKIIPTLPSDKLSKIQTLKLAARYIDFLYQVLQSDELDAKMVTAESSDHILTGQIWSPMLDTWDHSI; via the exons ATGTCTGAGGAAAATCTGGGGGAAGATTCGGTCAGCTCCCCTGTCTCTCCTGTGGACAGCCTGAGCAACAGCGAGGGGGAGCAGGACAGACAGCCGAAGAGGTGTGGAAGGAAGAGGAGACCGAGCAGGAAAAACGGGGAGGACTCAGATAGCCCTACCCCTGGGAAAAGAGGGAAGAAgtccaacagcagcagcccccAGTCTTTCGAGGATCTCCAGTCGCAGCGGGTCATGGCAAACGTCCGGGAGCGCCAGAGGACCCAGTCTCTCAACGAGGCGTTCACATCTTTGCGGAAAATTATCCCCACTTTGCCCTCGGACAAACTCAGCAAAATACAGACCCTAAAACTTGCAGCCAGATACATCGACTTCCTCTACCAGGTGCTTCAGAGCGACGAACTGGACGCCAAAATG GTGACTGCTGAATCTTCTGATCACATTCTGACGGGACAAATCTGGAGTCCAATGCTGGATACATGGGATCACTCTATTTAA